In a single window of the Rhizobiaceae bacterium genome:
- a CDS encoding DedA family protein, with amino-acid sequence MLRKLYDWTLSLAARKSAEWWLAIIAFVESSVFLVPADVLYLPMALSRPDRAYRYALVATVASVLGGIAGWFLGHYAYEGLAKPILEFYGKLDEFEALKNSTGIGLIIILLATSGLAHLPPIKVVTILSGVVGVNLWLFILLAIVARGARFFALAWLLKTYGEPIRHFIEQRLGTIAALAAAAVILLYIAFKYLH; translated from the coding sequence ATGCTTCGCAAACTCTATGACTGGACGCTGTCGCTTGCGGCGCGCAAATCGGCGGAATGGTGGCTGGCCATCATCGCCTTCGTCGAAAGCTCAGTCTTTCTCGTTCCCGCCGACGTGCTTTACCTGCCGATGGCGCTCTCGCGGCCCGACCGAGCCTATCGCTATGCGCTCGTTGCGACGGTCGCATCGGTGCTGGGCGGCATCGCGGGCTGGTTTCTCGGACACTATGCCTATGAGGGGTTGGCAAAGCCCATTCTTGAATTCTACGGCAAGCTCGACGAGTTCGAAGCACTGAAGAACTCGACAGGCATCGGGCTCATCATCATCCTGCTCGCTACCTCGGGGCTTGCGCATCTGCCGCCCATCAAGGTCGTGACCATCCTGTCGGGGGTCGTCGGCGTCAATCTCTGGCTGTTCATCCTGCTGGCCATTGTCGCGCGCGGGGCGCGCTTTTTCGCGCTGGCCTGGCTGCTCAAGACCTATGGCGAGCCGATTCGGCACTTCATCGAGCAAAGGCTCGGAACCATTGCGGCCCTTGCGGCGGCTGCCGTGATTTTGCTCTACATCGCCTTCAAATATCTGCACTGA
- a CDS encoding disulfide bond formation protein B yields MPSSIHLRAALFLALAMAITVGTALGFQHLGGYIPCKLCYAQRTPYYVGAPLMLLAALSAWLRWPPVLTRALLWIGAAIMAYSLYLGVKHAGVEWGWWAGPTDCGAVAPVETGGKGVLDAINTIIPPSCDTAALRVLGLSFAGWNAVVSFVLMLVAARAAAKNA; encoded by the coding sequence ATGCCGTCATCGATCCATCTGCGCGCCGCGCTTTTCCTCGCCCTCGCCATGGCGATCACGGTCGGCACCGCGCTCGGCTTCCAGCATCTGGGCGGCTACATCCCCTGCAAGCTCTGCTATGCGCAACGCACGCCCTATTATGTCGGCGCGCCGCTGATGCTGCTGGCCGCGCTGTCGGCCTGGCTGCGCTGGCCGCCGGTGCTGACGCGGGCGCTGCTGTGGATCGGCGCGGCCATCATGGCCTACAGCCTCTATCTCGGCGTCAAGCACGCGGGCGTCGAATGGGGCTGGTGGGCCGGCCCGACCGATTGCGGCGCGGTCGCTCCGGTTGAAACCGGCGGAAAGGGCGTGCTGGATGCCATCAATACCATCATACCGCCGTCCTGCGACACGGCGGCGCTGCGCGTGCTCGGCCTGTCCTTTGCCGGGTGGAATGCTGTGGTGAGCTTCGTGCTGATGCTGGTCGCGGCGCGTGCGGCAGCGAAGAACGCCTAA
- a CDS encoding HNH endonuclease produces MTIAVSPDGLPALVLNADYRPLSYYPLSLWSWQDAIKAVFLDRVNIVAEYEHMVSSPTFAMKLPSVVSLKSYVKPSRYPAFTRFNVFLRDRFQCQYCGTDQDLTFDHVIPRRCGGATTWDNVVAACSPCNLRKGGLLPAHAKMWPRQKPYQPTVHDLHNNGRLFPPNYLHESWMDYLYWDVELEP; encoded by the coding sequence GTGACGATCGCCGTGTCTCCCGATGGGCTACCGGCTCTGGTGCTGAACGCGGACTACCGCCCGCTCAGCTACTATCCATTGTCGTTGTGGTCCTGGCAGGACGCAATCAAGGCCGTGTTCCTCGACCGGGTGAACATTGTCGCCGAATATGAGCATATGGTTTCCTCGCCGACCTTCGCGATGAAGCTGCCGAGCGTCGTGAGCCTGAAATCCTATGTGAAGCCCTCGCGCTATCCGGCGTTCACCCGTTTCAACGTGTTCCTGCGCGACCGCTTCCAGTGCCAGTACTGCGGTACGGATCAGGACCTCACATTCGACCATGTGATCCCACGGCGTTGCGGCGGCGCGACGACGTGGGACAATGTCGTCGCCGCATGTTCGCCCTGCAACCTGCGCAAGGGCGGTTTGCTTCCGGCCCATGCCAAGATGTGGCCGCGCCAGAAACCCTACCAGCCGACCGTTCACGACCTGCACAACAATGGCAGGCTTTTCCCGCCCAACTATCTGCATGAAAGCTGGATGGACTATCTCTACTGGGATGTCGAACTGGAGCCTTAG
- a CDS encoding DNA-3-methyladenine glycosylase translates to MRRIATQEDIGEALDALCRADARLRDVRTIAGDIPLRRNPPGFASIAAVVVSQQVSTASAAAIFGRFRQLLDPLTPEAVLAAGDPLFREAGLSRPKQKALLAIAGAVQGGLDLEAVALLDGEQAMAALTAIPGIGPWTAEVYLLTAAGHPDIFPSKDVALQAAVHHALGLESRPTHKALEALAESWSPWRAVAARLFWAYYRSTKGRDGLLTAPESSKN, encoded by the coding sequence ATGCGCCGCATCGCGACACAGGAGGACATCGGCGAAGCGCTGGACGCATTGTGCAGGGCCGACGCCCGGCTGCGCGACGTGCGGACGATCGCGGGCGACATTCCGCTGCGCCGAAATCCGCCGGGCTTCGCGAGCATCGCCGCCGTGGTGGTGTCGCAGCAGGTGTCCACGGCCAGCGCCGCCGCGATCTTCGGGCGCTTCAGGCAATTGCTCGACCCGCTGACGCCGGAAGCCGTGCTGGCGGCAGGCGATCCGCTGTTCCGCGAAGCGGGTCTGTCCCGGCCGAAGCAGAAGGCCCTGCTCGCCATCGCAGGCGCGGTGCAGGGCGGACTGGACCTCGAAGCGGTCGCATTGCTCGACGGCGAACAGGCGATGGCGGCGCTCACCGCCATTCCCGGCATCGGGCCATGGACGGCTGAGGTCTACCTGCTGACCGCTGCCGGGCATCCCGACATCTTTCCCTCGAAGGACGTGGCGCTGCAGGCGGCGGTCCACCACGCGCTCGGGCTCGAATCACGTCCGACACATAAGGCATTGGAAGCGCTGGCCGAATCATGGTCGCCATGGCGGGCGGTCGCCGCAAGGCTGTTCTGGGCCTATTATCGCTCTACAAAAGGGCGTGACGGCCTGCTGACTGCACCGGAATCATCCAAAAACTGA
- the gluQRS gene encoding tRNA glutamyl-Q(34) synthetase GluQRS, translated as MMVPVFRFAPSPNGELHLGHAYSALLNAKLAGERGGRVLLRIEDIDTARCTPEFEQGIYRDLGWLGIEWERPVRRQSDHFDVYVEALARLRSEGLVYPAFMSRGEIRAFVTGHEGDWPRDPDGAPLYPPLDRQASEATRRARLASGAPYSWRLDMGKAIAVVGGTEWTEFSASDVSAHEMIPAAPQRWGDVVIARSDVPTSYHLSVVVDDALQGITHVVRGRDLYEATSVQRVLQKLLGFKAPAYHHHRLILGPDGRKLSKSERSTGLRALREAGRTPEDIRAMLGF; from the coding sequence ATGATGGTTCCGGTCTTTCGTTTCGCGCCCAGCCCGAATGGCGAGTTGCATCTCGGCCACGCCTATTCGGCGCTGCTGAATGCGAAGCTTGCCGGGGAGCGCGGCGGGCGCGTGCTGCTGCGCATCGAGGATATCGATACCGCGCGCTGCACGCCGGAATTCGAGCAGGGCATCTATCGCGATCTCGGCTGGCTCGGCATCGAATGGGAACGGCCCGTGCGCCGGCAGTCTGATCATTTCGATGTCTACGTCGAAGCTTTGGCGCGCCTGCGTTCAGAGGGGCTGGTCTATCCCGCCTTCATGAGCCGGGGCGAAATTCGCGCCTTCGTCACCGGCCATGAGGGCGACTGGCCGCGCGATCCCGACGGCGCACCGCTCTATCCGCCGCTCGACCGGCAGGCGAGCGAAGCCACGCGGCGCGCACGCCTTGCATCGGGCGCACCCTATTCGTGGCGGCTGGACATGGGGAAGGCCATCGCGGTCGTCGGCGGGACGGAATGGACGGAGTTCTCCGCTTCCGACGTATCTGCGCATGAGATGATCCCCGCCGCGCCGCAACGCTGGGGCGATGTGGTCATCGCCCGCAGCGACGTTCCCACCAGCTATCATCTTTCGGTCGTCGTCGACGACGCATTGCAAGGGATCACGCATGTCGTGCGTGGACGCGACCTTTATGAAGCCACGTCCGTGCAGCGTGTGTTGCAGAAGCTCCTCGGCTTCAAGGCGCCCGCCTATCATCACCACCGGCTGATCCTTGGGCCCGACGGGCGCAAACTGTCCAAGTCCGAACGCAGCACCGGCCTTCGCGCGCTGCGCGAGGCAGGCAGGACGCCCGAGGACATCAGGGCGATGCTGGGGTTTTGA
- a CDS encoding DMT family transporter, with protein MPARFIPPVFVLLWATGFLGARYAMPWSEPFTFLAVRFALAFAIIAILALALSRTRLTWRQAGQAAIAGVLIHGVYLGGVFWAVHRGLPAGISALIAGLQPLVTSVLAGWLLKERIAPRQWLGLATGLVGVVVVLWPKLGVTGAGINTATLTASAVAVLAISSGTVWQKKFGAGVDLLGNAAWQYVGATLVMALGSALFETRTVTLNGELVFALLWLTLVLSIGAIFLLMRMIREGEMARVSSLFYLVPSVTAVIAWYLFGETLTPVQIAGMAVATIGVALATRGGFTTAKVPARALPESG; from the coding sequence ATGCCTGCTCGCTTCATTCCGCCCGTCTTCGTCCTGCTGTGGGCAACCGGCTTTCTGGGCGCGCGCTATGCGATGCCGTGGTCGGAGCCCTTCACCTTTCTGGCGGTGCGGTTCGCGCTCGCCTTTGCGATCATTGCAATTCTGGCGCTGGCGCTGTCCAGAACCCGCCTGACATGGCGGCAGGCGGGGCAGGCGGCCATTGCAGGCGTGCTGATCCACGGGGTCTATCTCGGCGGCGTCTTCTGGGCCGTGCATAGGGGCCTGCCCGCCGGAATTTCGGCGCTGATCGCCGGATTGCAGCCGCTGGTCACTTCCGTTCTGGCGGGATGGCTGCTGAAGGAGCGCATCGCGCCGCGCCAATGGCTGGGACTTGCCACCGGGCTCGTCGGTGTCGTCGTGGTGCTGTGGCCGAAGCTCGGCGTGACCGGCGCGGGCATCAATACGGCGACGCTCACGGCCAGCGCGGTCGCGGTGCTTGCCATCAGTTCCGGCACCGTGTGGCAGAAGAAGTTCGGCGCGGGAGTCGACCTGCTGGGCAACGCCGCGTGGCAATATGTCGGCGCGACGCTGGTGATGGCGCTCGGCTCCGCGCTGTTCGAAACGCGCACCGTCACGCTGAACGGCGAACTGGTGTTCGCGCTGCTTTGGCTGACGCTGGTGCTCTCCATCGGCGCGATTTTCCTGCTGATGCGGATGATTCGCGAAGGCGAGATGGCGCGCGTGTCGTCGCTGTTCTATCTGGTGCCGTCGGTCACGGCGGTGATCGCGTGGTACCTGTTCGGGGAGACACTGACCCCGGTACAGATCGCCGGCATGGCGGTCGCCACGATCGGTGTGGCGCTTGCGACGCGCGGCGGATTCACCACTGCGAAGGTACCCGCGCGCGCGCTTCCAGAAAGCGGCTGA
- a CDS encoding YihY/virulence factor BrkB family protein yields MLRRIVAVKRVLYDALGHFNYDDGWSMASHLAISALMALFPFLIFATTLASFLGAQAFAETAVHLVFDTWPEQIAAPIASEVVNVLTVQRGDLLTYGAVLAAFFASNGIEALRTSLNRAYRVVENRSFIWRRLQSLVFVMIATISFVAISVLLVFAPILVRLAEQNFEWIRPYLGTITIWRYVIASVVIVVGLVAVHFWLPAGKRRFTEIVPGLIFTLVGWLVGSTVFATYLDNFSSYVTTYAGLASIMIAIVFLYIVSAIFILGGELNASISRFLEARARVPSQW; encoded by the coding sequence ATGCTGCGCAGGATCGTCGCCGTCAAGCGTGTCTTGTATGACGCACTTGGTCATTTCAACTACGACGACGGCTGGTCGATGGCGAGCCATCTCGCCATCAGCGCGCTCATGGCCTTGTTTCCGTTCCTTATTTTCGCGACCACGCTGGCCAGCTTCCTCGGCGCGCAGGCCTTCGCCGAAACGGCGGTGCACCTCGTATTCGACACCTGGCCGGAGCAGATCGCAGCACCCATCGCCAGCGAAGTGGTGAACGTGCTCACCGTGCAGCGTGGTGACCTTTTGACCTATGGCGCCGTGCTGGCGGCATTTTTCGCATCGAACGGCATCGAAGCGCTGCGCACCTCGCTCAATCGCGCCTATCGCGTCGTCGAGAACCGTTCATTCATCTGGCGGCGCCTGCAAAGCCTCGTCTTTGTGATGATCGCGACGATCAGCTTCGTCGCCATCAGCGTGCTGCTGGTTTTCGCGCCGATCCTCGTGCGCCTTGCTGAACAGAACTTCGAATGGATCAGGCCCTATCTCGGGACCATCACGATCTGGCGTTACGTCATTGCGTCTGTCGTCATCGTGGTCGGACTGGTCGCCGTCCATTTCTGGCTGCCGGCGGGCAAGCGCCGCTTCACCGAGATCGTGCCGGGCTTGATCTTCACGCTCGTCGGCTGGCTCGTCGGTTCCACCGTGTTCGCCACCTATCTCGACAATTTCTCGTCCTACGTCACGACCTATGCGGGGCTGGCCTCCATCATGATCGCCATCGTGTTCCTGTATATCGTTTCGGCGATCTTCATCCTCGGCGGCGAGCTGAACGCGTCCATCAGCCGCTTTCTGGAAGCGCGCGCGCGGGTACCTTCGCAGTGGTGA
- a CDS encoding twin transmembrane helix small protein — MSSVFNIIAIIFMVAVLAVLIRGLVNLMRGGSGNTSNKLMQARVVLQFFALVFILLAVWATRN, encoded by the coding sequence ATGTCCTCAGTTTTCAACATCATCGCCATCATCTTCATGGTTGCCGTGCTGGCGGTGCTCATTCGCGGTCTGGTCAACCTGATGCGCGGCGGCTCGGGCAACACGTCGAACAAGCTGATGCAGGCGCGCGTCGTCCTCCAGTTCTTCGCGCTGGTGTTCATCCTGCTGGCGGTCTGGGCCACGCGAAACTAG
- a CDS encoding cob(I)yrinic acid a,c-diamide adenosyltransferase, with product MVRLNKIYTRTGDDGTTGLGDGTRRPKDDLRVEAFGTVDEANACIGLARVHLGTALPDIDRMLGRIQNDLFDLGADLSTPDTGKPLDYEPLRIVASQVERVEKDIDSLNANLQPLRSFVLNGGTPAAAALHLARTVARRAERLMVALSRQPGEQVNPQALRYMNRVSDLLFVAARAANDNGNADVLWVPGQNR from the coding sequence ATGGTCCGCCTGAACAAGATCTACACGCGCACCGGCGATGACGGCACGACCGGCCTCGGCGACGGCACGCGACGACCCAAGGACGATTTGCGCGTCGAGGCGTTCGGCACGGTCGATGAGGCGAATGCCTGCATCGGGCTGGCGCGGGTGCATCTCGGCACTGCTCTTCCCGACATCGACCGCATGCTCGGCCGCATCCAGAACGACCTGTTCGACCTCGGCGCCGACCTCAGCACGCCGGATACGGGCAAGCCGCTCGATTACGAGCCGCTGCGCATCGTTGCCTCGCAGGTGGAGCGGGTCGAAAAGGACATAGACAGCCTGAACGCCAATCTTCAGCCGCTGCGCTCATTCGTGCTGAACGGCGGAACGCCTGCCGCCGCCGCGCTGCATCTGGCGCGCACGGTCGCGCGCCGCGCGGAGCGGTTGATGGTGGCGCTGTCGCGGCAGCCCGGCGAACAGGTCAACCCGCAGGCGCTGCGTTACATGAACCGCGTGTCCGACCTGCTGTTCGTGGCGGCCCGCGCCGCAAATGACAACGGCAATGCTGACGTGCTATGGGTCCCCGGCCAGAACAGATAG
- a CDS encoding rhomboid family intramembrane serine protease: MFIPLHDANSLRYIKAQYVTIGLIIANVLVFLLVNFQSDEFVQAAVFGLGYIPSVVFDIAELPPNFAIVPEDLTYLTYSFLHGDIFHLGGNMLFLWVFGDNVEDALGHFRYLLFYFLCAAAGALVHGLAAPDSQTPLIGASGAIAGIVAAYLMLHPRVKVWVLAFGRIPLRIPAWISLAAWVALQFGMFLWGGEEQVSFAAHVGGIIAGALLVLVMRRRGVPLFDHAIVVPKAVQLEQTSAVEPVPEGPVPRWGRQ, translated from the coding sequence ATGTTCATTCCGCTGCACGATGCGAACAGCCTGCGCTACATCAAGGCGCAATATGTGACCATCGGCCTGATTATCGCGAATGTGCTGGTGTTCCTGCTGGTCAACTTCCAGTCGGATGAGTTCGTTCAGGCGGCCGTGTTCGGGCTGGGCTACATTCCGTCCGTCGTGTTCGACATCGCCGAACTGCCGCCGAACTTCGCCATCGTGCCGGAAGACCTGACCTACCTCACCTATTCCTTCCTGCACGGCGACATATTCCATCTCGGCGGCAACATGCTGTTCCTGTGGGTTTTCGGCGACAATGTCGAAGATGCGCTGGGCCATTTCCGTTACCTGCTGTTCTATTTCCTGTGCGCGGCGGCAGGCGCGCTGGTGCACGGCCTTGCCGCGCCGGATTCGCAGACGCCGCTGATCGGCGCATCCGGCGCGATTGCCGGCATCGTGGCTGCCTATCTGATGCTGCACCCGCGCGTGAAGGTCTGGGTGCTTGCCTTCGGGCGCATCCCGCTGCGCATTCCTGCATGGATTTCGCTCGCCGCCTGGGTCGCGCTCCAGTTCGGCATGTTCCTGTGGGGCGGCGAGGAGCAGGTGTCTTTCGCCGCCCATGTCGGCGGCATCATCGCCGGCGCGCTGCTTGTGCTTGTCATGCGGCGTCGCGGCGTTCCGCTCTTCGACCATGCGATCGTGGTGCCGAAGGCAGTGCAACTCGAACAGACAAGCGCGGTGGAGCCGGTCCCGGAAGGTCCCGTGCCGCGCTGGGGCCGCCAATAG
- a CDS encoding GNAT family N-acetyltransferase, which yields MKASPILEEVARSSAGQDRGRTDWYVPPVLVQPDRSPRRLAIYAGQSGFDLIDELQFLCDRTIEPNVFFSPPFLAPAMPRVEERDVRLAVIRDGAQSNDRVRMLLPFTVQQPPGGIGPGIMRTWAHAFGLLGTPLIDRDDPAGVLEDFLAMIGRAHLGLPKVLVLPDIKLDGAFAGLLRTLAEASALPWNIVSRVERPMLGSHLSGDDYFRKALRPHHLREFRRLRRRLEEQGKVEHTVARTPEEVRIAMETFLALEAAGWKGKGRTAMAIDRYVAAFAREAVQNLAERGMCRVHALTLDGKAIASLIVFIEAGVAYTWKTAFDEAWSAFSPGTLLMMDVTRQHLEDPNIDVTDSCAVPDHPVMSRLWSERQMIGTIVLGIRPEADRAARQVAAQLHLYDETRAIAREVKKRVRKVTRR from the coding sequence ATGAAGGCTTCGCCCATTCTGGAGGAGGTCGCGCGCAGTTCCGCCGGGCAGGACCGTGGCCGAACCGACTGGTACGTGCCGCCCGTTCTGGTCCAGCCGGACAGGTCGCCAAGACGTCTGGCGATCTATGCGGGACAATCCGGCTTCGACCTGATCGACGAGTTGCAGTTCCTCTGCGACAGGACGATCGAGCCGAACGTGTTTTTCAGCCCGCCCTTCCTGGCGCCCGCAATGCCGCGCGTGGAGGAGCGGGACGTGCGGCTGGCGGTCATTCGCGACGGCGCGCAAAGCAATGACCGGGTGCGCATGCTGCTACCCTTCACGGTGCAGCAACCGCCCGGCGGTATCGGACCGGGCATCATGCGCACATGGGCGCACGCCTTCGGCCTGCTCGGCACGCCGCTGATCGACCGCGACGACCCGGCGGGCGTTCTGGAGGACTTCCTCGCCATGATCGGCCGCGCGCATCTTGGCCTGCCCAAGGTGCTGGTGCTGCCGGACATCAAGCTGGACGGAGCCTTTGCGGGACTGCTGCGGACGCTGGCCGAGGCGAGCGCGCTGCCCTGGAATATCGTTTCTCGCGTCGAACGCCCGATGCTGGGCAGCCATCTGTCCGGCGACGACTATTTCCGCAAGGCGCTTCGCCCGCACCATCTGCGAGAGTTCAGGCGGCTGCGCAGACGTCTCGAAGAACAAGGCAAGGTGGAGCACACGGTGGCGCGCACACCGGAGGAGGTCCGCATCGCGATGGAAACCTTCCTTGCGCTGGAAGCGGCAGGCTGGAAGGGCAAGGGCCGCACCGCAATGGCAATCGACCGCTACGTCGCTGCATTCGCCCGCGAGGCGGTGCAAAACCTTGCCGAGCGCGGCATGTGCCGCGTTCACGCGCTGACCCTCGACGGCAAGGCCATCGCCTCGCTGATCGTGTTCATCGAGGCAGGTGTCGCCTATACGTGGAAAACCGCCTTCGACGAGGCATGGTCCGCATTCTCGCCCGGCACCCTTTTGATGATGGACGTCACGCGGCAGCATCTGGAAGATCCGAACATCGATGTCACGGATTCCTGCGCGGTGCCCGACCACCCGGTCATGAGCAGGCTCTGGTCCGAACGCCAGATGATCGGCACCATCGTGCTCGGCATCAGGCCGGAGGCCGATCGCGCCGCGCGGCAGGTGGCCGCGCAACTGCATCTCTATGACGAGACGCGCGCCATCGCGCGCGAGGTCAAGAAGCGGGTCAGGAAAGTCACGCGCCGATAG
- a CDS encoding lipopolysaccharide biosynthesis protein — translation MRFSAATTAERILPSRLSALAQPGLARIDAVLFADDERAAAGRMSLAAFSIRVVSAVIALVMQILMARWMQSFEYGIFVLVWTTIIIAGSVASFGFHTSVIRYVSEYRERGMPSELRGILLTSRLFTLVVSSLLAALGILGVWLLRPWIESYYVVPFYLAMICMPMVALGDVLQGIARGNSWAYWALGPIYIVRPTLILLFMGGAILAGFPATADTAMVAAILATYATTIGQMTGIGLNLSRIVAPVGPSFRLREWITVSLPIFLVEGFFFLLTNMDVLMVGFLMEPHDVAVYFATVKTLALVHFVYFAVKAGAAQRYAQFTHSNPSRLAQFARETVSWTFWPSLALALVVLALGRPMLMLFGADFVAGYPLLFVQMIGVVARAAVGPAESLLTMSGNQNSCATVYGATLALNLTLCFVLIPAFGLWGAAMATALSMMFEAAALSWTVWRKLGVTMTIFLPAVAKDASA, via the coding sequence TTGCGCTTTTCCGCCGCAACCACTGCGGAACGTATCCTACCTTCGCGGCTGAGCGCCCTGGCACAACCGGGCCTCGCCCGTATCGATGCCGTTCTGTTTGCCGACGACGAGCGGGCCGCCGCCGGGCGCATGTCGCTGGCCGCCTTTTCCATCCGCGTCGTCAGCGCGGTCATCGCCCTCGTCATGCAGATCCTGATGGCGCGCTGGATGCAGAGCTTCGAATACGGGATCTTCGTGCTCGTCTGGACCACCATCATCATCGCGGGCTCGGTCGCCAGCTTCGGCTTCCACACCTCCGTGATTCGCTATGTCTCCGAATATCGCGAGCGAGGCATGCCATCCGAACTGAGGGGCATTCTTCTCACCAGCCGGTTGTTCACGCTTGTCGTGTCCTCGCTCCTCGCGGCGCTCGGCATTCTGGGCGTCTGGCTGTTGCGGCCCTGGATCGAGAGCTATTACGTCGTGCCGTTCTACCTGGCCATGATCTGCATGCCGATGGTGGCGCTCGGCGACGTGCTTCAAGGCATAGCGCGGGGAAATTCCTGGGCGTACTGGGCGCTTGGTCCCATCTACATCGTGCGCCCGACGCTGATCCTGCTGTTCATGGGCGGGGCAATCCTCGCCGGTTTTCCTGCCACCGCCGACACGGCGATGGTGGCAGCCATTCTCGCCACCTACGCAACCACGATCGGCCAGATGACGGGCATCGGGCTGAACCTCTCCCGCATCGTCGCGCCCGTCGGACCCTCGTTCAGGCTGCGGGAATGGATCACGGTCTCGCTGCCGATCTTCCTCGTCGAGGGTTTCTTCTTCCTGCTGACCAACATGGACGTGCTGATGGTCGGCTTCCTGATGGAGCCCCATGACGTGGCCGTCTACTTCGCCACGGTGAAGACGCTCGCGCTGGTGCATTTCGTCTATTTCGCCGTGAAGGCGGGCGCGGCGCAACGTTATGCCCAGTTCACCCATTCGAACCCGTCGCGCCTCGCGCAATTCGCGCGCGAAACCGTGTCCTGGACCTTCTGGCCTTCGCTTGCCCTTGCGCTGGTCGTGCTGGCGCTCGGCAGGCCGATGCTGATGCTGTTCGGCGCGGATTTTGTCGCGGGATACCCCCTGCTCTTCGTCCAGATGATCGGTGTGGTGGCGCGCGCCGCGGTCGGCCCCGCCGAAAGCCTGTTGACCATGAGCGGCAACCAGAATTCATGCGCGACCGTCTACGGTGCGACGCTCGCCCTGAACCTGACCCTGTGTTTCGTCCTGATTCCGGCGTTCGGCCTGTGGGGCGCGGCGATGGCGACTGCCCTGTCGATGATGTTCGAGGCGGCGGCGCTCTCCTGGACGGTGTGGCGGAAGCTCGGCGTGACAATGACCATTTTCCTCCCGGCGGTCGCGAAAGACGCAAGCGCATGA
- a CDS encoding archaeosortase/exosortase family protein, which translates to MTRAQLYAGLFAVGFLNGISERFFKELGESGALGTVFNTFGISALVWVAAGGVFWLLKQAGDEPIRPFDYVLAVVACLGFLFPISAASWLGVALMALYLVWTSTSGTPFRRVGVLMFGITIPMLWARLLFASFSNLILSIDAKLVGFVVGTGSAGNTIPFWDGTGVLFLEPACSSLTNVSLALLCGVFFMSVFNRKWSLTILKAVVLACAATVAINVVRMSAIAFFPAYYDVIHGAVGASLAEWLSIIAVLSIYFRWIDSDAPARA; encoded by the coding sequence ATGACACGGGCGCAGCTCTATGCGGGGCTTTTCGCGGTCGGCTTCCTGAACGGCATCAGCGAGCGCTTTTTCAAGGAACTGGGCGAAAGCGGCGCGCTGGGCACCGTTTTCAACACCTTCGGCATCAGCGCCCTTGTCTGGGTGGCGGCGGGCGGCGTTTTCTGGTTGCTCAAGCAGGCGGGCGACGAGCCGATCCGGCCATTCGACTATGTGCTTGCCGTGGTTGCCTGCCTCGGCTTTCTGTTCCCGATCTCGGCGGCGAGCTGGCTTGGCGTCGCCCTCATGGCGCTTTACCTCGTGTGGACGAGCACCTCCGGCACGCCGTTTCGCCGGGTCGGGGTGCTGATGTTCGGCATCACCATTCCGATGCTCTGGGCGCGGCTGCTTTTTGCGAGCTTCAGCAACCTGATACTGTCCATTGACGCCAAGCTGGTCGGCTTCGTGGTCGGCACCGGTTCGGCCGGAAACACCATTCCCTTCTGGGACGGCACCGGCGTGCTGTTCCTCGAACCTGCCTGTTCCTCGCTCACCAATGTTTCGCTGGCTCTTTTGTGCGGCGTCTTTTTCATGAGCGTGTTCAACCGGAAATGGTCCCTGACCATTTTGAAGGCGGTGGTGCTGGCCTGCGCCGCGACCGTCGCGATCAATGTCGTTCGCATGAGCGCGATTGCATTTTTCCCGGCCTATTACGACGTGATCCACGGTGCCGTCGGCGCGTCCCTTGCCGAATGGCTGTCGATCATTGCCGTGCTGTCTATCTATTTCAGGTGGATCGATTCCGATGCCCCGGCTCGCGCTTAG
- a CDS encoding putative addiction module antidote protein: protein MPTTLKRWDLANFLNSADDVIAYLEVILEDGDMAELYAALGDVARSHGMTEIAKITGMSRESLYKALSAKGNPSFSTVMRVLGAMGLRLTVKPIEAANDGRENDNYAEARLGA, encoded by the coding sequence ATGCCGACTACTCTTAAAAGGTGGGACCTCGCGAATTTCCTCAATTCGGCGGACGATGTTATTGCCTACCTTGAGGTTATCCTTGAAGACGGCGACATGGCGGAGCTTTACGCCGCCCTTGGCGATGTGGCTCGCTCTCACGGCATGACAGAGATTGCCAAGATCACAGGTATGTCGCGCGAAAGCCTATACAAAGCCCTAAGCGCCAAAGGGAATCCGTCCTTCTCAACCGTGATGCGCGTCCTCGGAGCGATGGGCCTTCGCTTGACAGTCAAGCCAATCGAAGCCGCGAACGACGGACGCGAAAACGATAATTACGCCGAGGCTCGTTTAGGCGCATGA